GTGCAGACCGAGCGCCAGGCGGCGACCGACGAGACCTCGCGCACCGAGCTGGTCGGGCGGGCCAACGAGGGACGCGACCGGCTCGCCGACCTGCAGGACCGGATCGCCGACCTCACGCAGGAGACCACCGACCTGCAGGCTGCCTACGACCGCACCCTGGGCGACGAGAACGCGGTGGCCTCCGAGGTCGAGGCCCTCCGGCTCGCCACCGGCTACAGCGCGGTGACCGGCCCCGGGGTCCGCATCGTCGTCGACGACGGTGAGGACGGCGAGGACAGCCTCGTCATGGCCCGCGACCTGCGCCAGCTCGTGACCGGGCTCTGGGAGGTTGGGGCGGAGGCGATCTCCATCAACGGCCTGCGGCTCACGGCCCTGTCCTCGATCACCATGTCCGGCACGGCGATCACGGTCAACCAGCGTTCGCTCGCCCCGCCGTACGTCGTCTCGGCCATCGGCGACACGCGGTCGCTGCAGGCGGACTTCGCCGACACCGTCTACGGTCAGACCTTCTTCGCCGTCGTGTCGCGCTTCGGGTTGCAGGTCCAGATCGACAACGTGGAGGCCCTCGAGCTGCCCGCGGGCAGCACACCGGTGCTCCGCAACGCCCTCCCGCTCGGCGCCGACGCGCCGACGCTCTCCAGCCCGACCACGCCGTCCAGCTCGTCCAGCCGTCCCACGGAGGCCACCCCATGATCGCCGCCCTCGGCCTGCTCGTCGGCATCGTGCTCGGGATCGTGCTCGAGCCCGAGGTGCCGCTCGCGCTGCAGCCCTACCTCCCGATCGCCGTGGTCGCCGCGCTCGACGCGGTGTTCGGCGGCCTGCGCGCCTACCTCGACGGGATCTTCGACGACAAGGTCTTCGTCGTCTCGTTCGTCAGCAACGTGGTCATCGCCGCCGTGATCGTCTACCTGGGCGACCGCCTCGGCGTCGGCGGCCAGCTGTCGACCGGCGTCATCGTCGTGCTCGGCATCCGCATCTTCTCCAACATGGCCGCGATCCGCCGGCACGTCTTCCATGCCTGAGCACGTGCCGGAGCCCACCCCGGAGCCCACGCCGGACGCCGAGCGCATGGGGCCTCCCGGCGTCGCTCGCCTCCGGGACGCCCTCACACGCCCGTCGCGCAGCCAGGTGGTCGTCGCCGTCCTGCTGGCCGTCGTCGGCTTCGCGGGGGTCGTGCAGATGCGCACCACCGCGGAGGACGACACCTACTCGGGCTACCGCGAGCAGGACCTCATCGACCTGCTGACGGGCCTCGCCGGCACGACGCAGCGCGCGGAGGCGGAGATCGCCCGCCTCGAGGACATCCGCGACGACCTGCGCTCCTCCACGACGGCCCGCAGCGCGGCGATCGAGGAGGCACGTCGCGAGGCGCGCGCGCTGGAGGTGCTGGCCGGGACCGTCCCCGTCGGCGGGCCGGGCATCCGGGTGACCATCGAGGAGGCCGACGGCACGATCCGCGCCTCGGCGATCGTCGACATGGTGCAGGAGCTCCGCTCGGCCGGCGCCGAGGCCATCGAGATCAACGACCAGGTGCGGCTCGTCGCCGGCTCCTGGGCGATCCAGGACGGCGACGGCATCGAGGTCGACGGGGTCCCGCTCAGCCCGCCGTACGTCGTCGAGGCGATCGGCACCGCCAGCACCCTCGACGGGGCGATGTCCTTCCCCGACGGACCGACGCAGACCTTCCAGCGGGGGAACGCGGCCACCGTCGAGGTCGACGAGGTCGACCAGCTCGAGATCGCCTCGACGGTGCCCGACGTCGCCGAGCCGCAGTTCGCGCGGCGTTCCGACTGACGTCCCGGCCGCACCCGGGCCGACCCCGGGCCCGACCCCGGGGACGACCGCGGGCCGATGACCTAGGGTCGGGCACGACCGCAGCCGATCGACGCGAGGAGCGCCGTGTACCCCGACGACCTGAAGTACACCGCCGAGCACGAGTGGGTCCGCACCGGCGACGGGCCCGCCGTCCGGGTCGGCGTGACCCACTACGCGCAGGACGAGCTGGGCGGGATCGTCTACGTCACGCTGCCCGAGGTGGGGGAGACCGTCACCGCCGGCACACCGTGCGGCGAGCTGGAGTCGCACAAGTCGGTGAGCGAGATCTACGCGCCCGTCACCGGCGAGGTGGTCGCGGTCAACGAGACGCTCGACGCCACCCCGGAGGTCG
This Nocardioides alkalitolerans DNA region includes the following protein-coding sequences:
- a CDS encoding DUF881 domain-containing protein; the encoded protein is MSDRSPITLPLLERVVQQSLEGDYAHVAAQRARAGGPEQPRERRIGRTAAVVVGVFGLLVATAAVQTERQAATDETSRTELVGRANEGRDRLADLQDRIADLTQETTDLQAAYDRTLGDENAVASEVEALRLATGYSAVTGPGVRIVVDDGEDGEDSLVMARDLRQLVTGLWEVGAEAISINGLRLTALSSITMSGTAITVNQRSLAPPYVVSAIGDTRSLQADFADTVYGQTFFAVVSRFGLQVQIDNVEALELPAGSTPVLRNALPLGADAPTLSSPTTPSSSSSRPTEATP
- a CDS encoding small basic family protein, whose product is MIAALGLLVGIVLGIVLEPEVPLALQPYLPIAVVAALDAVFGGLRAYLDGIFDDKVFVVSFVSNVVIAAVIVYLGDRLGVGGQLSTGVIVVLGIRIFSNMAAIRRHVFHA
- a CDS encoding DUF881 domain-containing protein yields the protein MPEHVPEPTPEPTPDAERMGPPGVARLRDALTRPSRSQVVVAVLLAVVGFAGVVQMRTTAEDDTYSGYREQDLIDLLTGLAGTTQRAEAEIARLEDIRDDLRSSTTARSAAIEEARREARALEVLAGTVPVGGPGIRVTIEEADGTIRASAIVDMVQELRSAGAEAIEINDQVRLVAGSWAIQDGDGIEVDGVPLSPPYVVEAIGTASTLDGAMSFPDGPTQTFQRGNAATVEVDEVDQLEIASTVPDVAEPQFARRSD
- the gcvH gene encoding glycine cleavage system protein GcvH produces the protein MYPDDLKYTAEHEWVRTGDGPAVRVGVTHYAQDELGGIVYVTLPEVGETVTAGTPCGELESHKSVSEIYAPVTGEVVAVNETLDATPEVVNADPYGDGWLFEVVPADADAVDGLLDAATYQADLPG